A genome region from Drosophila simulans strain w501 chromosome 2R, Prin_Dsim_3.1, whole genome shotgun sequence includes the following:
- the LOC120284377 gene encoding uncharacterized protein LOC120284377: protein MNVVDSTRHKQIIAGTFLATYDDYVSLNGTRYVNHRGILKKKPAVSTSAVVNITLFRDHLSLQFLHDLTMKNLRNIGDLRTGLSSRSYGGLHSSPYSYSSWAPGNCTSAE from the coding sequence ATGAATGTAGTGGACAGCACTAGACACAAACAGATAATCGCGGGAACTTTCCTCGCGACTTACGATGATTACGTCTCACTAAATGGCACCCGTTACGTGAACCACCGGGGCATCCTGAAGAAGAAACCTGCTGTATCCACGTCAGCCGTGGTCAACATCACCCTTTTCAGGGACCATCTGAGCCTCCAATTTCTACATGACCTAACCATGAAGAATCTCCGAAATATCGGGGATCTTAGAACAGGATTATCTTCACGATCATATGGCGGCTTGCACTCATCGCCCTATTCCTACTCCTCCTGGGCACCTGGAAATTGTACCAGTGCAGAATGA